The Vulpes vulpes isolate BD-2025 chromosome 8, VulVul3, whole genome shotgun sequence genome has a window encoding:
- the BCAS2 gene encoding pre-mRNA-splicing factor SPF27 codes for MAGTGLVAGEVVVDALPYFDQGYEAPGVREAAAALVEEETRRYRPTKNYLSYLTAPDYSAFETDIMRNEFERLAARQPIELLSMKRYELPAPSSGQKNDITAWQECVNNSMAQLEHQAVRIENLELMSQHGCNAWKVYNENLVHMIEHAQKELQKLRKHIQDLNWQRKNMQLTAGSKLREMESTWVSLVSKNYEIERTIVQLENEIFQMKQQHGEANKENIRQDF; via the exons ATGGCGGGCACGGGTTTAGTCGCCGGAGAGGTGGTGGTAGATGCGCTGCCGTATTTTGACCAAGGTTATGAAGCGCCGGGTGTGCGGGAAGCG GCTGCAGCGCTGGTGGAGGAGGAAACCCGCAGATACCGACCCACTAAGAACTACCTGAGCTACTTGACAGCCCCGGATTACTCAGCTTTCGAA ACTGACATAAtgagaaatgaatttgaaagacTGGCTGCTCGACAACCAATAGAATTACTCAGTATGAAACG aTATGAACTTCCAGCCCCTTCCTCGGGTCAGAAAAATGACATTACTGCATGGCAAGAATGTGTAAACAATTCTATGGCCCAGTTAGAGCATCAGGCAGTTCGAATTGAGAATCTGGAACTAATGTCACAGCATGGATGCAATGCCTGGAAAGTATATAATGA aAATCTAGTTCACATGATTGAACATGCACAGAAAGAGCTCCAGAAGTTAAG GAAACATATTCAAGATTTAAACTGGCAGCGAAAGAACATGCAGCTCACAGCTGGATCTAAATTAAGGGAAATGGAGTCCAC ttGGGTATCCCTGGTCAGTAAGAATTATGAGATTGAAAGGACTATTGtgcaattagaaaatgaaatatttcaaatgaagcAGCAACATGGCGAGGCAAACAAGGAAAACATCCGGCAAGACTTCTAA